The proteins below are encoded in one region of Ornithinimicrobium avium:
- a CDS encoding MBL fold metallo-hydrolase, with translation MLLERIYDEDLSQASYVVGCQGSGEAVVVDPRRDVGVYLGLAERHGLAIVAVTETHVHADYLSGTRELAAATGAQVYLSGEGGADWQYGFAGRRLHDGEALTVGEVTLTALHTPGHTPEHLSFLVTDGAFAGEAGYLLSGDFVFAGDLGRPDLLDEAAGGVETRFAGAGQVFGSLREKFLTLPDHVQVFPAHGAGSACGKALGALPSTTVGYERRYAWWAPYLAAGDQEGFVAELLAGQPDAHAYFARMKRQNLAGPVVLGRRAPLAELAGEAVRADLEADRVTFVDTRSVGAVHAGTVPGSLSVPVPERAATYGAWAYDPETDSRPLVLLARGQDQAQDLWDHLVRVGVDDVVGYVSSLEGLPLVQPGTVCPAGLEGMEHAVLLDVRNRSEHAAGTIPGAEQLSAGRVLWHQDELPARGRIVTFCQSGVRNAVASAALRRAGFDVVELEGSYDGWLQEQARRSAASS, from the coding sequence ATGCTGCTGGAGCGGATCTATGACGAGGACCTGTCGCAGGCGAGCTATGTGGTGGGTTGTCAGGGCAGCGGTGAGGCGGTGGTGGTCGATCCTCGGCGCGACGTCGGGGTCTACCTGGGTCTGGCCGAGCGGCACGGGCTGGCGATCGTGGCGGTGACCGAGACGCACGTGCACGCGGACTATCTCTCCGGCACCCGCGAGCTGGCCGCGGCGACCGGCGCGCAGGTCTATCTCTCCGGTGAGGGCGGGGCGGACTGGCAGTACGGTTTCGCGGGGAGGCGGCTGCACGACGGCGAGGCTCTCACCGTGGGGGAGGTGACCCTCACGGCGCTGCACACTCCCGGGCACACGCCCGAGCACCTGTCCTTCCTGGTCACCGACGGCGCGTTCGCGGGGGAGGCGGGCTATCTGCTCTCGGGCGACTTCGTCTTCGCCGGTGACCTGGGTCGTCCCGACCTGCTGGACGAGGCTGCCGGTGGGGTGGAGACCCGTTTCGCCGGTGCCGGGCAGGTCTTCGGTTCGTTGCGGGAGAAGTTCCTCACCCTGCCCGACCATGTCCAGGTCTTCCCCGCGCACGGTGCGGGGTCGGCGTGCGGGAAGGCGCTGGGTGCGTTGCCCTCGACGACGGTGGGCTACGAGCGGCGTTACGCGTGGTGGGCGCCCTACCTGGCGGCTGGTGACCAGGAGGGTTTCGTCGCCGAGCTGCTGGCGGGCCAGCCCGACGCGCACGCCTACTTCGCCCGGATGAAGCGGCAGAACCTGGCCGGTCCGGTCGTGCTGGGGCGGCGGGCGCCGTTGGCCGAGCTGGCGGGCGAGGCCGTGCGCGCGGACCTGGAGGCCGACCGGGTCACCTTCGTGGACACCCGGAGCGTCGGGGCGGTGCACGCGGGCACGGTGCCCGGCTCGTTGTCGGTGCCGGTGCCGGAGAGGGCCGCGACCTACGGCGCCTGGGCCTACGACCCCGAGACGGACAGCCGGCCGTTGGTCCTGCTGGCCCGCGGGCAGGACCAGGCCCAGGACCTCTGGGACCATCTGGTGCGGGTCGGCGTCGACGACGTCGTGGGCTACGTGAGCAGCCTGGAGGGGCTGCCGTTGGTGCAGCCGGGCACGGTCTGCCCGGCCGGGCTCGAGGGTATGGAGCACGCGGTGCTGCTCGACGTGCGCAACCGCAGCGAGCACGCCGCGGGCACCATCCCCGGCGCCGAGCAGCTGTCCGCGGGCAGGGTGCTGTGGCACCAGGACGAGCTGCCGGCCCGGGGGCGGATCGTGACCTTCTGCCAGAGCGGCGTGCGCAACGCGGTGGCCTCGGCGGCCCTGCGCCGGGCAGGATTCGACGTCGTCGAGCTCGAGGGCAGCTACGACGGCTGGCTGCAGGAACAGGCCCGGCGCAGCGCCGCCTCGTCCTGA
- a CDS encoding IS256 family transposase, protein MLKVVQENIESNVDATTSGGSLLDEIVRDGARQMLAAALQAEVAAYVERYAEEVDEHGHRLVVRNGYHQPREVSTAAGAVPVRQPRVNDRRVDEATGERKRFASAILPAWARKSPQLAEVLPLLYLHGLSSSDFAPALTQFLGTASGLSAKTITRLTEQWQAEAAAFNKRSLAGTDYVYVWVDGIHLKVRLTQDKVCLLVMVGVRADGTKELVALEDGHRESTESWADLLRSCKRRGMAAPVLAVGDGALGFWRALRDVFPETAQQRCWWHKIGNVLAALPKSVHKNAKAALAEIYQAQDREHAQAAAQAFAAAYGTKWPKAAAKITDDLDVLLAFYDFPDEHWVHLRTTNPIESTFATVRLRQRVTKGPGSRAAGIAMAFKLIESAQRRWRAVNAPHLVALVRAGATFEKGKLVERPEESGDHQHVA, encoded by the coding sequence ATGCTCAAGGTAGTCCAGGAGAACATCGAGTCCAACGTCGACGCGACCACGAGCGGTGGGTCGCTGCTGGATGAGATCGTCCGTGACGGTGCTCGGCAGATGCTCGCCGCGGCGTTGCAGGCCGAGGTCGCCGCCTACGTCGAGCGGTACGCCGAGGAGGTCGACGAGCACGGCCACCGGCTCGTGGTCCGCAACGGCTACCACCAACCGCGGGAGGTGAGCACCGCCGCTGGTGCGGTCCCGGTGCGCCAGCCGCGGGTCAACGACCGGCGGGTGGATGAGGCCACCGGTGAGCGCAAGCGGTTCGCCTCGGCGATTCTGCCCGCGTGGGCCCGCAAGAGCCCGCAGCTGGCCGAGGTGCTGCCGTTGCTGTACCTGCACGGCCTGTCCTCCAGCGACTTCGCCCCGGCGCTGACCCAGTTCCTCGGCACCGCCTCGGGGCTGTCGGCCAAGACGATCACCCGGCTGACCGAGCAGTGGCAAGCCGAGGCCGCCGCGTTCAACAAGCGGTCGCTGGCCGGCACCGACTACGTGTACGTGTGGGTCGACGGGATCCACCTCAAGGTCCGCCTCACCCAGGACAAGGTCTGCCTGCTGGTCATGGTCGGCGTCCGCGCCGACGGCACCAAGGAGCTCGTCGCGCTCGAGGACGGGCACCGCGAGTCCACCGAGTCCTGGGCCGACCTGCTGCGCTCGTGCAAGCGCCGCGGCATGGCCGCCCCGGTCCTGGCGGTCGGTGACGGGGCGCTGGGGTTCTGGCGTGCGCTGCGCGACGTCTTCCCCGAGACCGCACAGCAGCGGTGCTGGTGGCACAAGATCGGCAACGTGCTCGCCGCGCTGCCCAAGTCGGTGCACAAGAACGCCAAGGCGGCGCTGGCCGAGATCTACCAGGCGCAGGACCGCGAACACGCCCAGGCCGCGGCGCAGGCGTTCGCGGCCGCCTACGGGACCAAGTGGCCCAAGGCGGCCGCGAAGATCACCGACGACCTCGACGTCCTGCTCGCGTTCTACGACTTCCCGGACGAGCACTGGGTGCACCTGCGCACGACCAACCCCATCGAGTCAACCTTCGCCACCGTCCGGCTCCGTCAGCGGGTCACCAAGGGCCCCGGCTCGCGCGCCGCGGGCATCGCCATGGCGTTCAAGCTCATCGAGTCCGCGCAACGACGCTGGCGCGCGGTCAACGCCCCCCACCTCGTGGCCCTCGTCCGCGCCGGCGCCACCTTCGAGAAGGGCAAGCTCGTAGAACGACCCGAGGAATCAGGAGACCACCAACACGTCGCGTGA
- a CDS encoding tyrosine-type recombinase/integrase, whose translation MELRRKDLSGNVVHVTRAVVRLPGEDPETVAARRRPRFVVGDPKSEAGIRAVTLPSAIMPAIQAHLDAMKDKRPDALLFHAKSNPAQHLAVSTLNKAWHPARAAAGRPDLRWHDLRHTGAVFAAQAGATLAELMARLGHSTHKAALRYQHAAADRDARIAEALSAMVEAGSPRRDGL comes from the coding sequence TTGGAGCTGCGACGCAAGGACCTGTCCGGCAACGTCGTCCATGTGACCCGCGCCGTGGTGCGCCTGCCTGGTGAGGATCCCGAGACGGTGGCGGCGCGTCGTCGACCACGGTTCGTCGTGGGTGACCCCAAGAGCGAGGCCGGCATCCGCGCCGTCACGCTGCCGTCCGCGATCATGCCCGCCATCCAGGCGCACCTGGACGCGATGAAGGACAAGCGACCGGACGCGCTGCTGTTCCATGCCAAGAGCAACCCGGCCCAGCACCTGGCCGTGTCCACTCTCAACAAGGCATGGCACCCCGCGCGGGCAGCGGCCGGGCGTCCGGACCTGCGCTGGCATGACCTGCGACACACGGGAGCGGTGTTCGCGGCGCAGGCGGGAGCGACGCTGGCTGAGCTCATGGCTCGGCTCGGCCACTCGACGCACAAGGCGGCCCTGCGCTACCAGCACGCCGCAGCGGACAGGGACGCCAGGATCGCGGAGGCGCTCTCGGCGATG